The bacterium genome has a segment encoding these proteins:
- a CDS encoding ABC transporter permease, whose protein sequence is MTGAGSRERAARRTARRRSRIPTLFGLTGGLIVGVLVCGAVFAPWLAPYDPTERVARPFLFPSSEHLLGTNDIGQDLLSEMIFGARVSLTIGIVAAAVALLIGTTVGVVAGYYPKRLGSAMMRGVDVILILPFLPLLIVLAAYLGRSLLNTIVVIGVLIWAEPARIIRSQVLSLRSREYVLAARSMGAPDRWTILRHIVPRTGLLATGSFVRAVSSAILLEAALSFLGLGDPIQKSWGSTLFWAQARGAFLTPAWKWWVLPPGLLIMLASLGFALIAFSLEERINPRL, encoded by the coding sequence ATGACGGGCGCCGGCAGCCGAGAGCGGGCGGCGCGGCGCACCGCCCGGCGGCGTTCCCGCATCCCCACCCTGTTCGGGCTGACCGGTGGACTGATCGTGGGGGTCCTCGTGTGCGGAGCGGTGTTCGCCCCCTGGCTAGCGCCCTACGACCCGACCGAGCGAGTGGCCAGACCCTTCCTGTTCCCCAGCTCGGAGCACCTGCTCGGCACGAACGACATCGGCCAGGACCTGCTCTCGGAGATGATCTTCGGGGCACGCGTGTCGTTGACGATTGGGATAGTCGCGGCCGCCGTGGCCCTCCTGATCGGAACCACGGTCGGGGTGGTGGCGGGCTACTACCCGAAACGTCTGGGCTCGGCCATGATGCGAGGCGTCGACGTGATCCTGATCCTGCCGTTCCTGCCCCTGCTGATCGTGCTGGCCGCCTATCTCGGACGGAGCCTTCTCAACACCATCGTGGTGATCGGGGTGCTCATCTGGGCGGAGCCGGCCCGGATCATCCGCTCGCAGGTCCTGTCGCTCAGATCGCGGGAGTACGTGCTGGCGGCCCGGTCGATGGGGGCGCCCGACCGCTGGACGATCCTGCGGCACATCGTTCCCCGGACGGGGCTACTCGCCACGGGATCGTTCGTGCGGGCGGTTTCGAGCGCGATCCTCCTGGAGGCCGCCCTCAGCTTCCTCGGCCTCGGGGATCCCATCCAGAAGAGCTGGGGTTCCACCCTGTTCTGGGCCCAGGCCAGAGGCGCCTTCCTGACCCCTGCCTGGAAATGGTGGGTGCTACCGCCCGGACTCCTGATCATGCTGGCCTCGCTCGGCTTCGCCCTGATCGCCTTCTCCCTAGAGGAACGGATCAACCCGCGGCTGTAG
- a CDS encoding ABC transporter ATP-binding protein, giving the protein MSVVIDRLSVSYRPGAPVLRELSLDVNAGEWLGLLGPNGAGKSTLLKAIAGLVEHTGSILLRGVDAGSLRHRDRARCVAFVPQEPVIPPGMTVTEYVLLGRTPHLPYLGTEGRGDLTVAASALALLDLEPFANRSMSALSGGERRRVVLARAIAQQADILLLDEPTGALDIGQGQNALELIGYLREERPMTIITAMHDLTLAGQFADRLLLMAGGRVVADGPAAQVLTAEYIREFYQANVEVVSVNSGVAVLPIRNGAR; this is encoded by the coding sequence ATGAGCGTGGTCATCGACCGCCTATCGGTCTCCTACCGGCCCGGCGCGCCCGTGCTCAGGGAGCTGAGCCTTGACGTGAACGCAGGCGAGTGGCTGGGGCTGCTGGGGCCGAACGGCGCCGGCAAGTCGACATTGCTCAAGGCGATCGCCGGGCTCGTGGAGCACACGGGATCCATCCTGCTGCGGGGAGTAGACGCCGGGTCGCTCCGCCACCGCGACCGGGCCCGCTGCGTGGCGTTCGTTCCCCAGGAGCCGGTGATCCCTCCGGGCATGACGGTGACCGAATACGTCCTGCTGGGCAGGACGCCCCACCTCCCCTACCTCGGTACCGAGGGCCGCGGCGACCTGACGGTGGCCGCTTCGGCCCTGGCCCTGCTCGACCTCGAGCCGTTCGCCAACCGCAGCATGTCCGCGCTCAGCGGAGGGGAGCGCCGCCGGGTGGTTCTGGCGAGGGCGATCGCCCAGCAGGCCGACATCCTGCTGCTGGATGAACCCACCGGCGCTCTCGACATCGGGCAGGGACAGAACGCCCTGGAGTTGATCGGCTACCTGCGCGAGGAGCGCCCCATGACGATCATCACCGCCATGCACGACCTGACCCTCGCCGGGCAGTTCGCCGACCGCCTCCTGCTCATGGCCGGCGGCCGGGTGGTCGCTGACGGTCCTGCAGCCCAGGTCCTCACCGCCGAGTACATAAGAGAGTTCTACCAAGCCAACGTCGAGGTGGTCAGCGTCAACAGTGGCGTTGCCGTCCTCCCGATCAGGAACGGTGCCAGATGA
- a CDS encoding ABC transporter permease → MRRRLDVRRLTQYGVVVVVAVTLNFLLPRLMPGNPLVLIAGVDVGLLSPDERAEIVARVGLDAPLWKQYLRYWGDILTGDFGYSFRSSRPIVDMILDRLPWTLLITGLSLIVSAVAGVILGAISAWRRGTKADLGMLSGMISIESLPSFWLGMLLISIFAVQWGVLPSSHAVTPASGLVGWAHTWDIISHAILPVVTLSILATPGVYMTMRYSMLETLGEDYIRTARAKGAGERRVLFGHVARNTIAPVVTVLALRLGFAFGGTVIVETVFTYPGLGRLVFEAVSGRDYPVMQAAFLVFTAAVLACNLLADLLYPLIDPRTRTP, encoded by the coding sequence TTGAGACGGCGTCTCGACGTCCGTCGGCTCACCCAGTACGGGGTGGTCGTGGTGGTGGCGGTCACCCTCAACTTCCTGCTGCCCAGGCTCATGCCGGGCAACCCGCTGGTCCTGATCGCCGGGGTGGATGTCGGCCTGCTGAGCCCTGATGAGCGGGCAGAGATCGTGGCGAGGGTGGGCCTGGACGCACCCTTGTGGAAGCAGTACCTCCGCTACTGGGGAGACATACTCACCGGGGACTTCGGGTACTCGTTCCGGTCGAGCCGGCCCATCGTCGACATGATCCTGGACCGGCTTCCGTGGACCTTGCTGATCACGGGGTTGTCGCTGATCGTGTCGGCGGTGGCGGGAGTGATCCTCGGGGCGATCTCGGCGTGGAGGAGGGGGACCAAGGCCGACCTGGGCATGCTCTCGGGGATGATCTCGATCGAGTCGCTGCCTTCCTTCTGGCTCGGCATGCTGCTCATCTCGATCTTCGCCGTCCAGTGGGGCGTGCTGCCGTCGTCCCATGCGGTGACCCCCGCTTCCGGTCTGGTCGGGTGGGCCCACACGTGGGACATCATCAGCCACGCCATCCTGCCGGTGGTCACCCTCTCCATCCTGGCGACGCCCGGTGTGTACATGACGATGCGCTATTCGATGCTGGAAACGCTGGGGGAGGACTACATCCGCACCGCACGGGCCAAGGGCGCCGGCGAGCGGCGGGTGCTGTTCGGGCACGTGGCCCGCAACACGATCGCACCGGTGGTGACCGTTCTCGCCCTCCGTCTCGGGTTCGCCTTCGGAGGCACCGTGATAGTCGAGACGGTGTTCACCTACCCAGGACTGGGACGTCTGGTGTTCGAAGCGGTCTCAGGGCGTGACTATCCGGTGATGCAGGCGGCCTTCCTGGTGTTCACGGCGGCGGTGCTGGCGTGCAACCTTCTGGCCGACCTGCTGTATCCGCTGATCGATCCGAGGACCAGGACCCCATGA
- the cobO gene encoding cob(I)yrinic acid a,c-diamide adenosyltransferase, whose product MSEAPRTEDPRRPETRRAPSVVIVNTGDGKGKSTAAMGMVMRSVARNWQVAVVQFIKSGKWKVGEEKMGHRLGVDWDVGGDGFSWDSEDLDRSAELNRDVWRLARMRIEEGKHRLVVLDEITYPINWGWIDEKEVVSTIANRPADVNVVVTGRDAPAGLIEIADTVTEMTLVKHAYDQGIRAIRGIDF is encoded by the coding sequence ATGAGCGAAGCTCCCCGAACAGAAGATCCCCGCCGGCCAGAAACCAGACGAGCACCATCGGTGGTCATCGTCAACACCGGCGACGGCAAGGGCAAGAGCACGGCCGCCATGGGCATGGTGATGCGATCGGTGGCCCGCAACTGGCAGGTGGCCGTGGTGCAGTTCATCAAGTCCGGCAAGTGGAAGGTGGGCGAGGAGAAGATGGGCCATCGGCTCGGAGTCGACTGGGACGTGGGCGGCGACGGCTTCTCCTGGGACAGCGAGGACCTAGACCGCTCCGCCGAACTGAACCGTGATGTCTGGCGCCTGGCGAGAATGCGGATCGAGGAGGGCAAGCACCGCCTCGTGGTCCTGGACGAGATCACCTACCCCATCAACTGGGGCTGGATCGACGAAAAGGAGGTGGTCTCCACGATCGCCAACCGACCCGCCGACGTCAACGTGGTCGTAACGGGCCGCGACGCTCCCGCCGGCCTGATCGAGATCGCCGACACCGTCACCGAGATGACCCTGGTCAAGCATGCCTACGACCAGGGAATCCGCGCCATACGCGGCATCGACTTCTAG
- a CDS encoding iron ABC transporter permease, which yields MLAVLLGAVLAGITVGPAGIGPGQVINELLGAGLAGRPSTLSSIQQAIIWEIRLPRVALGGLVGGLLSLAGASYQGVFRNPLADPYLLGVAAGGGLGATVVIALVPGAGSSLLPLAAFVGASVAVALTYAVGRSMGGRSAVSLILAGVAVAAFFTAVQTYILQRNADTIRQVYSWILGLLATTGWREVLVLVPYAVVCGAGLVLHRRLLDVMSVGDEEVDSLGISALRVRTTVVVLATLATAAAVAVSGLIGFVGIVIPHTIRLLVGVSYRSLIPISAVAGAAFLILADLAARTVASPAELPIGVITAFVGAPFFMVVLRTSRRYVA from the coding sequence ATGCTGGCGGTGCTCCTGGGCGCGGTGCTGGCCGGGATCACGGTCGGACCCGCCGGAATAGGCCCGGGGCAGGTGATCAACGAGCTGCTCGGCGCCGGCCTGGCCGGGAGGCCCTCGACGCTCTCGTCGATCCAGCAGGCCATCATCTGGGAGATCCGCCTTCCCAGGGTGGCTCTCGGGGGCCTCGTGGGAGGCCTTCTATCCCTGGCCGGAGCTTCCTACCAGGGCGTCTTCCGGAATCCTCTGGCCGATCCCTACCTCCTCGGGGTAGCCGCCGGCGGCGGTCTCGGGGCTACGGTGGTGATCGCCCTGGTTCCGGGGGCCGGCTCTTCACTGCTCCCGCTCGCCGCCTTCGTCGGCGCCTCGGTCGCCGTTGCCCTGACCTATGCGGTGGGCCGTTCGATGGGAGGGCGGAGCGCGGTCTCGCTCATCCTGGCCGGAGTGGCGGTGGCCGCCTTCTTCACAGCCGTCCAGACCTACATCCTGCAGCGCAACGCCGACACAATCCGCCAGGTCTACTCATGGATCCTCGGCCTGCTGGCGACTACCGGATGGCGTGAGGTGCTGGTTCTGGTCCCGTATGCGGTCGTCTGCGGCGCCGGGCTGGTGTTGCACAGGCGGTTGCTGGACGTCATGAGCGTGGGGGACGAGGAGGTGGACAGCCTGGGCATCTCAGCCCTACGGGTGAGGACCACGGTAGTGGTTCTCGCCACGCTGGCCACGGCCGCGGCCGTGGCGGTGAGCGGGCTGATCGGGTTCGTAGGCATCGTGATCCCCCATACCATCAGGCTGCTCGTAGGCGTCAGTTACCGATCCCTGATACCCATATCGGCCGTGGCCGGGGCGGCGTTCTTAATCCTTGCCGACCTGGCCGCCCGTACCGTGGCCAGCCCGGCGGAGCTCCCGATCGGGGTCATTACCGCCTTCGTCGGAGCTCCGTTCTTCATGGTCGTGCTACGCACCAGCCGGCGGTACGTGGCATGA
- a CDS encoding PPC domain-containing protein, with the protein MERVLAGRPGAHRLGRAFIALTLVASVLALPGSGAVLGQESADCEVTDLGTLGDNRLEAAGHWTTEDCDSRFRAGSDARTYRFEVTTAGRVRIELTSAGADPYLYLLAEDGTRIVGNDDGGAGLDSRVERDLLPGVYMIEATTVGGRSRGPADFAISVSYVSGCEPVHLGTLGAGADLTASGSWTLDTCGSRFVVEHPAHGYTFNLEQAGRVRIDLASEDGDPVLSLASLAGGIIGANDDGGESRNARIVRYLQAGVYFIEATTYLERDYQPLRSDFDLTVHLVDEQAEQERARLKIEEVRVPAEVVAGDPFLVEYRAGNLGGDLAPGGYAVLYVVGPRVFKRHRSVAGHWQAGVSYHSGSDAASPGSTSISEVAPFEVSFFRSGPTWVFVGVVTYDRAGNEIGFHGQWQNLFVLSGPTFEAVDVRVDGARYTVAAEADSDGEVTTEVKSATDPAAEVDAEVRLRAIYAAGVRTQLLDGLFERPEIAALPEEAHPTAVTVANLSTNTLREAFAQRYASVVGASGMIDSLEAGEALNPITIEESVLQVADAASSEFAWMASSWRSLLRRIENGAALSFEDALEAHSQVAYAESVVAAAVTAGGIVTAARTAEEGWKDPGVREMMAEARCHPGSKALRDALEAADIADLEGLVALDAEMRALRPIHGLSVDSALCGVTTAGTANQRFLRRLSISHSPELRTMLGLHTPSAPASSPAPHRLRIIARLGEDGSLEHGVELAGGRQVLPPERFLREDVPTGRWQVSGDVEVRGDSIGRIRARRVAGGRTELGFIGTDGETIIPDIRYLPTDLPVGVWFRSSEIKVPVATSMDPAPSTEESKE; encoded by the coding sequence ATGGAACGAGTCCTGGCCGGCAGGCCTGGAGCGCACCGGTTGGGGCGGGCCTTCATCGCCCTCACCCTGGTGGCGAGCGTCCTCGCCCTGCCGGGGTCGGGAGCCGTGCTGGGGCAGGAGTCGGCGGACTGCGAGGTCACAGACCTCGGGACGTTGGGCGACAACAGGTTGGAGGCGGCCGGGCACTGGACGACCGAGGACTGCGATTCACGGTTCCGCGCCGGCAGCGACGCCCGCACCTACAGGTTCGAGGTCACTACGGCAGGACGGGTCAGGATCGAGCTGACATCCGCCGGGGCGGACCCCTACCTCTACCTGCTCGCCGAGGACGGTACCCGCATCGTCGGCAACGACGACGGCGGTGCCGGGCTGGACAGCCGCGTCGAGAGAGACCTGCTGCCCGGCGTGTACATGATCGAGGCCACGACGGTAGGGGGCCGGAGCCGGGGACCGGCGGACTTCGCCATCTCGGTCAGTTACGTATCCGGTTGCGAGCCGGTGCACCTCGGGACGCTGGGAGCGGGCGCCGACCTGACCGCATCCGGATCCTGGACTCTCGACACCTGCGGGTCCCGTTTCGTTGTCGAGCATCCGGCTCACGGCTACACGTTCAACCTCGAGCAGGCCGGTCGCGTTCGTATCGACCTGGCGTCGGAGGATGGCGATCCTGTCCTGTCCCTGGCGTCGCTGGCGGGCGGCATAATCGGAGCCAACGACGATGGCGGGGAGAGTCGCAACGCCCGCATCGTCCGATACTTGCAGGCCGGCGTCTACTTCATCGAGGCGACCACCTACCTGGAGCGCGACTACCAACCCCTGCGATCCGATTTCGACCTCACGGTCCACCTAGTGGACGAGCAGGCGGAGCAGGAACGAGCCCGGTTGAAGATCGAGGAGGTGCGGGTCCCGGCGGAGGTGGTGGCGGGCGATCCGTTCCTCGTCGAGTACCGGGCCGGGAACCTCGGCGGCGACCTCGCCCCCGGCGGCTACGCCGTGCTGTACGTGGTAGGCCCCCGCGTGTTCAAGCGCCACAGATCTGTTGCGGGGCATTGGCAAGCCGGAGTCTCGTATCACTCCGGGTCGGATGCGGCTAGCCCGGGCAGCACTTCGATTAGCGAGGTTGCTCCGTTCGAGGTCAGTTTCTTCCGGTCCGGCCCCACCTGGGTGTTCGTGGGGGTCGTCACCTACGACCGCGCGGGCAACGAGATCGGGTTCCACGGTCAGTGGCAGAACCTGTTCGTTCTGAGCGGTCCCACGTTCGAAGCCGTAGACGTGCGTGTAGACGGCGCCAGGTACACGGTGGCCGCGGAAGCCGACAGCGACGGGGAGGTTACGACCGAGGTGAAGTCCGCCACGGACCCGGCCGCAGAGGTTGATGCGGAGGTTCGGCTCAGGGCGATCTATGCGGCCGGGGTGCGAACCCAGTTGCTGGATGGCCTATTCGAGCGGCCGGAGATAGCGGCGCTGCCGGAGGAGGCACACCCGACCGCGGTCACGGTGGCGAACCTGTCGACCAACACGCTCCGTGAGGCGTTCGCGCAGCGATACGCCTCCGTAGTCGGGGCATCGGGGATGATCGACTCGCTGGAAGCCGGAGAAGCGCTCAACCCGATCACGATCGAGGAGTCGGTGCTGCAGGTAGCCGATGCGGCCTCTTCCGAGTTCGCGTGGATGGCGTCCTCGTGGCGCTCGCTCCTCAGGCGGATCGAGAACGGAGCGGCGCTGTCGTTCGAGGATGCGCTGGAGGCTCACTCCCAGGTCGCCTATGCCGAAAGCGTCGTGGCGGCGGCGGTGACGGCGGGAGGGATCGTCACCGCGGCCCGGACCGCCGAAGAGGGATGGAAGGATCCCGGCGTCCGGGAGATGATGGCGGAGGCGCGCTGCCACCCGGGCTCGAAGGCCCTGCGCGACGCGCTCGAAGCGGCTGACATCGCCGACCTCGAAGGGCTAGTAGCTCTCGACGCCGAGATGCGGGCCCTCCGGCCCATCCATGGACTGTCGGTCGACAGCGCGCTGTGCGGGGTGACGACGGCCGGTACAGCGAACCAACGGTTCCTGCGACGCCTGTCGATCTCTCACAGCCCCGAGCTTCGAACGATGCTCGGCCTTCACACGCCTTCCGCTCCGGCGTCGAGTCCGGCTCCCCATCGGCTGCGTATCATCGCCCGGCTGGGCGAGGACGGCAGCTTGGAGCACGGCGTCGAGCTTGCCGGCGGTCGCCAAGTCCTGCCGCCCGAGCGCTTCCTGCGCGAAGACGTACCGACCGGCCGATGGCAGGTCAGCGGTGACGTGGAGGTGCGGGGGGACTCGATCGGGAGGATCCGGGCCCGGCGCGTTGCCGGCGGCCGGACCGAGCTGGGATTCATCGGCACCGATGGGGAGACCATCATCCCCGACATTCGCTACCTGCCGACCGACCTGCCGGTGGGTGTCTGGTTCCGCAGCAGCGAGATCAAGGTACCCGTAGCGACGTCGATGGATCCGGCCCCCTCTACCGAGGAGTCGAAGGAGTAG